Proteins encoded by one window of Geobacter sp. DSM 9736:
- a CDS encoding SLBB domain-containing protein, translating to MKQKCLWYFLVSLVLLATFSIPVRGQEAPLPFGGPAQQPEASQHRPDRLPSSIQQPASPQMKPAAVQAPGAEEKPAAEDHRKSPSAAPDALKQFGYDLFDKAPSSFAPGQHVPVGPDYVIGPGDAIKIEIWGKIEGSWNVVVDNDGNISLPKAGVFGVTGLTFRELKEVLHKKFSKYYTGFEMNVSMGSLRSMRIYLVGKAERPGAYTVSSLSTIINGLLEGGGPSRTGSMRNIQVKRNGQTVVTFDLYDFLLNGDKTRDIRLMPEDVIFIPPIGPLVGIAGNVKTPAIYELKGETRLLDLIRMAGGLTGNAFKGRVQMQRVQDRQFRTLFEGDLIDIETSREKNFLLQDGDMARIFPVVDAPHTINVSGAVAYPGEYAVNPETTRVQDVIALAGGLRYFASKQAELARVTVTQDGPRTDLLVIDLDRAAKGEKESNLLLQRDDTLFVRPIPEWSGNRTVTIGGEVRFPGTYTLKKGERLSSVLERAGGFTERAHVRGAVFTREKVRELQQKQIDEMVERLERDLISAGTAQAATASSPDEARMVQIEMEQKRHFVNQLKSARAKGRIALNMREPALIRGTSHDIELEQGDAIFIPADPNTVQVIGSVFNQSAFVHDPAEGYRHYIDLAGGYAPNADEDNVYILQADGTAVKACGSFFRPGNGVGSGDTIVVPEKIERVAWMRNVKDITQILFQIAVATGVVIALF from the coding sequence ATGAAACAGAAGTGCTTGTGGTATTTCCTCGTATCCCTCGTCCTCCTTGCAACCTTCTCGATACCCGTCCGCGGGCAGGAAGCGCCTCTACCGTTTGGAGGACCGGCGCAGCAGCCGGAGGCGTCTCAGCACAGGCCGGACCGCTTGCCCTCCTCGATCCAGCAGCCGGCTTCTCCCCAGATGAAACCAGCCGCCGTTCAAGCTCCCGGAGCAGAAGAAAAACCGGCAGCCGAAGACCACAGGAAATCCCCGTCAGCCGCGCCTGACGCCCTGAAGCAGTTCGGATACGATCTCTTCGACAAGGCACCCTCTTCTTTCGCCCCAGGCCAGCATGTACCCGTTGGGCCGGACTATGTGATCGGTCCGGGCGACGCCATCAAGATCGAGATATGGGGGAAGATCGAAGGGAGCTGGAACGTCGTGGTGGATAACGACGGCAATATCAGCCTTCCGAAGGCGGGAGTTTTCGGTGTTACCGGCCTCACCTTCAGGGAACTGAAGGAGGTCCTGCACAAAAAGTTCTCCAAGTACTACACCGGCTTCGAGATGAACGTGAGCATGGGATCGCTCCGGAGCATGCGGATCTATCTGGTCGGCAAAGCCGAGCGCCCCGGCGCCTACACCGTCTCTTCCCTCTCCACCATCATCAACGGCCTCCTGGAAGGGGGCGGCCCCTCCCGGACCGGCTCCATGCGGAACATCCAGGTGAAGCGGAACGGTCAGACGGTCGTCACCTTCGACCTCTACGACTTTCTGCTGAACGGGGACAAAACCCGGGACATCAGGCTCATGCCCGAGGACGTGATCTTCATCCCGCCCATCGGCCCCCTCGTCGGCATCGCAGGCAATGTGAAAACGCCCGCTATCTACGAGCTGAAGGGGGAAACCAGGCTCCTCGATCTGATCCGGATGGCCGGAGGCCTCACCGGAAACGCTTTCAAGGGGCGCGTCCAGATGCAGCGGGTGCAGGATCGACAGTTCAGGACCCTGTTCGAAGGGGATCTCATCGACATCGAGACCAGCAGGGAGAAGAATTTCCTCCTGCAGGACGGGGACATGGCGCGTATCTTCCCCGTCGTGGACGCTCCGCACACCATCAACGTCTCCGGCGCGGTGGCATATCCGGGCGAATATGCGGTGAACCCTGAAACGACAAGGGTCCAGGATGTCATCGCACTGGCCGGGGGACTTCGCTACTTCGCCTCCAAGCAGGCGGAGCTGGCGAGGGTCACGGTAACACAGGATGGGCCAAGGACGGACCTTCTGGTGATAGATCTGGACCGGGCCGCCAAGGGTGAGAAAGAGAGCAACCTGCTCCTTCAGAGGGACGACACGCTCTTCGTGCGGCCGATCCCGGAATGGAGCGGCAACCGCACCGTAACCATAGGCGGCGAGGTGAGGTTCCCCGGGACCTATACACTGAAGAAAGGGGAGCGGCTCTCCTCCGTTCTGGAGCGTGCCGGCGGATTCACCGAGCGGGCCCATGTGCGGGGAGCGGTGTTCACCCGGGAGAAGGTCCGGGAGCTTCAGCAGAAGCAGATAGACGAAATGGTCGAGCGACTGGAGCGGGACTTGATTTCGGCAGGGACAGCACAGGCCGCAACCGCCTCCTCCCCGGACGAGGCGCGTATGGTCCAGATCGAGATGGAGCAGAAGCGGCATTTTGTGAACCAGCTCAAGTCTGCCAGGGCCAAGGGGAGGATCGCGCTGAACATGAGGGAGCCGGCGCTCATCCGGGGAACCTCCCACGATATCGAACTGGAACAGGGTGACGCGATCTTCATTCCCGCAGATCCCAATACCGTACAGGTCATAGGTTCGGTATTCAACCAGAGCGCCTTCGTTCACGACCCTGCTGAGGGCTATCGGCACTACATAGATCTTGCCGGAGGATATGCACCCAATGCCGACGAAGACAACGTCTACATCCTGCAGGCCGACGGCACCGCGGTCAAGGCGTGCGGCAGCTTCTTCAGGCCGGGGAACGGGGTCGGTTCCGGCGACACCATAGTGGTCCCGGAAAAGATCGAACGTGTTGCCTGGATGCGCAACGTGAAGGACATCACCCAGATACTGTTTCAGATTGCGGTGGCCACAGGCGTGGTAATCGCGCTCTTTTGA